DNA sequence from the Anaerotignum faecicola genome:
GGCAATTAATACCCCTTTTCTTCGATATTTATCGGTACGTTTGCTTCATGCTCCGGTTATTTCACTAACAGCCCACCATCACTTTACCGATACTACCAATGCATTTCGCGGACATTCAAGGAATTATTTAACCAATCCCAAGGTACAACCACTACGGGATATTTTCAATACATATGAGTTACTTGCATATTTGTCGACCAGAGCATCTCAGATAGGATTGCGTGTATGTGAAGTGCCAGTGACACGAGCTTACCCTATAAAAGGAAAAGTCCCCACTAAAATTAGTTTTTTAAAAGGAAATTCTGAACTGCTAAAAATACTATTTTCTAATATGCTTGGAAAATATAATCCACAAAAGTGAGAGCCTGCTATGATAGAATCATTAAAAAAAAATAAAACTGGAATACTCCTTATGTGTTGTTCATCAGTCTGCGTTTG
Encoded proteins:
- a CDS encoding glycosyltransferase family 2 protein, coding for AINTPFLRYLSVRLLHAPVISLTAHHHFTDTTNAFRGHSRNYLTNPKVQPLRDIFNTYELLAYLSTRASQIGLRVCEVPVTRAYPIKGKVPTKISFLKGNSELLKILFSNMLGKYNPQK